In Pseudoalteromonas sp. '520P1 No. 423', the sequence TCGCAAGCTTTTTGTGGGGATTACCTCTGGTTATAATTCTTGTAGGTGGCGGTTTATTTTTTGTCATTTATTCAAAACTCAGGCCATATCGACATTTAAAACATGCAATAGATATTACACTTGGTAAATATGATAAAGATTCTAAAGCCAAAGGAGAACTCAGTCATTTTCAAGCATTAATGGTGGCTTTATCAGGCACACTCGGCTTAGGCAACATAAGTGGTGTTGCTGTCGCAATTACTTTAGGAGGATCTGGCGCCATATTTTGGATGTGGATCACTGCTATTGTGGGTATCTCAACTAAATATTATACCGCGACACTTGCAGTAAAGTTTCGGGGACTTGATAGAAGCGGTCAATTACAAGGTGGTCCCATGTATGTAATACGTGAAGGATTAGGCCATAAATGGCTGCCACTTGCTTGGTTATTTTGTATCGCCTGTATGCTTGGTTCATTGCCTATTTTTCAAATAAATCAGTTGGTTCAAATATTAAGAGATTTCATAGCGATACCAAATGGACTTGCATCTCCAAGTCAGCATTTTAGTTTTGATCTGATGTGTGGAATATTGTTTTGTATTTTAATCTCTTCAATTGTGATGGGTAAACTGACCAGAATTGCAAAAGTAACCAGTCGAGTAGTGCCATTTATGGTGATTGTTTATCTACTAATGACATTAAGTGTTTTGTTTATTAATTTAGATAAAATAATACCTGCTTTTGCTTCAATATTTATAAATGCATTTAATTCAAGTTCGGTTGCTGGTGGATTGCTAGGCACGATTATTATGATAGGTGTGCAACGTGGGGCTTTTTCTAATGAAGCTGGTATAGGCACAGAATCTATGGCCCATGGTGCGGCAAAAACTGACGAACCAATAAGAGAGGGATTAGTTGCAACCTTAGGTCCAATTGTTGATACTTTAATTGTATGTACCTGTACTGCTTTAGCAATTTTAGTCACTGGAGTATTAGATAGTGATTTCACCGGTGTTAGTTTAACAGCGCATGCTTTTGAAAATACTTTCCCAGGGATTGGCGGTTACCTACTTATTATGGTGGTATTCTTTTTAAGTACTAGTACAGTATTAAGTTTTTGGTATTATGGCGAAAAATGTGCCGAGTTTTTATTAGGTAAAACCTTTCAAAGATTTTATATTATCTTTTATTTAGCTTTGATAATTGTAGGCGCCATTGCATCCCTTAAATTAGTGATTAACTTGATAGATGTTATGTATGCTCTGATGGCTATTCCAACTATGGTTTCAACCATACTATTAGCAAAAAAAGTAAATGTAGAGTCTAAAAAATATTTTGATAACCTAGTTCAATAAATATAAAACTATTGCCAAAATGACAAATATACTAAATATTAATGACTTAAGTTATATATATACTTTTCAAAACAACCTAAAATAATCACTCTCATTTTGCATTGTATTAGTAATAAGCTAATACCTGTGGTAAAAAGTAGACGCAATTTAAACATCAAAGCAAAAAACGTGTAAATAAAAAGTCACTTAGCATTGCACGTGCAATCCATATTTATGTATCAATGGCATTATTCTTATTTATGATGTTTTATGCTTTTACTGGCATCACATTAAACCACACTGACTGGTTCGATAGTAAAACAGATAATAGTCACTTTAGCGAACAAGCAATTCCAGATTATTTACTCCCTAGTGAACCGTTAGATTCTAATTGGCAGCAAGCAAGCGGTCATTGACTAAAAAGCCAATGGGGCGTTGATTTTAATAGCATAGAGTTCACTGATGATGAAGTGATCGTTGTGCATAAAGGGCCGGGGACCTATCAAAATATCACTTTAGATTTAATAGATAATATTGCGATTATAGAAAGAAACTTCTGCCAAATATTACTCAAGATATAAAATGAAAGGTTCGGATAAGCCAGTGCGTACACCTGTTGATAAATTAGCCACTAAAGCGATGATTCCCAAAGGTGCTTATGATTTAGAAGGCGCATTATATTTTTCACGAGTTGAAACTTACGTAACATTAAATACCCCGAATGACGCTGCATCTAAACCAACAAATCAATATTTTGAATTACTTCCCATTACTCAATCTACTGATACTGTTGAAAAAATATTACAGAATTTAAATTACGTTTTAATGGTAAACCAGTTAAAAATGCTGAGGTATCAATTGTAAGGGAAGGTACTTTATACCGTAATCAAATTGAAGCAATTGAAGTTAAATCTAATTATAAGTGCATAGTTTCATTTATTCCTCAAGAAGCTGGCCGTTATTTATTACATGCGACTTATGAAAAAGAATTAAAAGATAATGCTTTAGCAGATAAGATGCTTAATACATTGTTTTTAACTTTCGAAGCTGGCTTAGAATAATTTACCACGGGTTTAAATTATTTTGATTTAGACCCACTCATCCTCACCTAAATTTTGATTAAAATACAATCAAACAAATATTTTTAAAAACTTTTGACACAAAAATGAGGAAAAACCTTTAGTTAAGGCATAAAATAGAACTACGAAATTTTCATGAGAAAGTTATGCGTTATTTAAAGCTTTTCGTTTCATCATTTTTTGTTTTTTCATTATTTAGCCTAATAGGTTGTTCATCAGGACTGCAATTTCAAAATATTAAGCACATTCACCTATTGCAAGATACTATCAATAATATTGATGGTTTAGATAATCCTCGCGTAGCAAAATTTAATCAAAATGATTCACAGCTTTTTGTTGTAAGCGCTGATGATGATGCGTTAGCAATATTCAATGTGGGTAATAATGTAACACTTTCATTATCACAAGTTTTTAAAAATAACCAAGAGATTAAAGGCTTACGCGGTGCGACAGATGTTGCTATTTCTAAAAATGGTCAATATGCGTATGTAGTGAGTTTTTATGATAGTGCTTTAGTTATTTTTAAAAAAGCAGATGATGGTAAATTTCACTATCAACATACTTATACAGATAAAATTAAATGGTGGGAATATAAAGGAAAACCTATCTCATCTGCATTACAAAAATTTTATTTATTAGGCGCGTATGATATCGAAATAAACAGCTCAGGAAATCAACTGTATATAGCCAGTTCTGTGAGTAATGCGGTCAGTATTTTTAATATTAATGAAGATGGTTTTCCTATTTTTTCACATGCCATTAAAGATACAGATAACATCAATTTTGGCTTAAAAGGTGCTGTTGATGTGGCTTTATCACCAGATGATAATCATTTTGCTGTTGCTGGTTTTAATGAGAATGTAATTAATTACTTTAAAAGAGAAGTAGATAATACTTTCCGTTTAGAGCAAAGCCTAGTAAATGACTCTAATGGTATTAATAACTTAGATAAACCACAGAGTGTTGTATTTTCTAACAATGGTGAATATTTATACGTAGCATGCGCCAGTGGCGCGATTGTAGTGTTTAATCAAGACCATCAGGGTAAATTAAGTTACTTAGAATCAATTAAAAGTGAGCAAATCACAGGTCTTGACGGTGCGGGTAGTGTTTTAATGAGTAACGATGATAGATTATTATATGTTGTAGCTGAAAACGACAATGCTTTATCTATTTTTTCTAGAAATGTAGATGGCACACTCACATTAAAGGATACGATAAATAATTTAGATTTTAATGAAAATAATCTACTTGGTGCATCATCTGTTACTTTATCGACTGATGGACAATACTTAATTGTAACTGCTGGTAAAGGTGATTCACTGAATGTTTTTGAGGTAAATTAAGTAAACGATTATTACTAATTCTGACTTTATAAAAAATATGACGGCCTAGTCCTTAAAACTGTCGTCATATTTTGTTTAAGAAATTAAGTTCTAAAATTTAAAACTTTATTTAGACGACAAGATTTACAGCCAGTCTAGATAACATTTTAGATTAATTTAAAGCGAGTTAATTAATTTAATTCGCTTTGTGTTTTCAACTTTTTTGCTATTTTATAATCAACAAATATCGATTGAAATTTATACACTTTTATTGGTATCAATTGCTTTTCTTAAAAATCCAGCACTGTGTTCTAAAAGCTTCGCGCCCTCATCTATTGAAACACCTGTTAATATATTTAAGATTGCTAACTTAGTATTCGATTGCGTATTTATTAATGCGGTGCTTGCAGTATCAAAATCACACTCAGTTGCTTGCATAACAATACGAATTGCACGTGCATTTAATTTTTCATTGGTAGCACTCACATCAACCATGAGGTTTTTATATATTTTACCTATCCTGATCATGCTTGCTGTGCTCAGTGTATTTAAAATAAGCTTTTGTGCCGTACCTGATTTCATTCTAGTTGAACCTGTTAATACTTCAGGACCTACTTGGGCACATATAGCAATATCAGCTACATCCGAGACACCTTGATTTGGGCTACAAGTCACACCTACTACGCTACAGTTAAGCTGCTTTGCATAATTCATAGCTGAAATAACATATGGGGTACGACCGCTGGCTGCGATGCCAACTAATACGTCTTTAGACGTTAAATTAATATCTTTTAAATCTTGAATACCTAATTCTGTATTGTCTTCAGCACCCTCTACAGCACTTTGAATTGCAGTTTGACCACCTGCAATTATGCCAACCACCATATCATCAGAAACACTAAATGTAGGGCGACATTCAACCGCATCTAAAATACCTAAACGACCACTGGTACCCGCACCTATATAAATTAAACGGCCACCATTGTTAAAGGCAATAACAATTTCATCAACTGCTTTTGCTATTTCTGGCAAAATGTCTTTAACAGCATCAGCCACTTTTTGATCTTCATTATTTATTTTTGTAACAACACCTAAAGAATCTAATAAATCGATATCTAAGGTATCGATGTTTTGCACTTCGGTCGCAATTGATTTTAAAGAGTCAACCATGTCTATTTGGTCTTGATTTGATGGGCTTTGCATTTTATTCCTTAAAATTAAACGTTGAGCAAATGAACTATTGAAATTATACCAATTCTAGTAAGTTAATGATCTAATATAAATTAGGAAAAATTTTCAAGAGCGCAGTTTTATAGGTAAACGCGCAACTAGGCAGTGCACCTAGCTATAATCAAAGTCTAGCTGCACATTCCAAGGCATTAAATCTGTTAAATCTGAATTTTCTTCTCGATTGGGTATTTCTTTAAATAAATGTTGGAAGTAATAATATGGGTTTATATCATTTGCCCGACATGTCATGACAATACTATAAAGTATCGCTATTGCCTCTGAACCATTGACTGATTGCGAGAACATCCAGTTTTTTCGTCCCGTGGTAAATGCTCTGATATCACGCTCCGTTATATTATTGTCTATACCTAGTTCACCATATGCAATATAACGATTTAATTTATTCCATTGATTAAGTGCATCATTATATTTACGTCTGGCATGTGCCCAGCAGCCCACAGGTATTATATTGTCAACATTATCATAAATAGCATAACCATCACATTGTAAGTATCCTTGGTCAGCAATTCTCGGTGAATTAATTTTCATCGAGTCAAAATGACTTTTTTAGTCATCTTTTAATTTAACTCATTTTTTTGTGAAGAATTTAATTTTTAACCTTTACTATCAGGCACCCGTCGAGCTAGACATTTAAGTCCATTCTTTCAAAATTAACTGGTTAATATTTTTTCAGCTTCATCACCTCATAATCATCAGGATTTAACATCAAATCCATTAATTGCGCCCAACCTTTTACAATAACCATTCTAATTGTGCTTCTTAAGTTTTCCCATAAATGAGCTTTTGAGCCCAATAACACACGGCAGGCTTGATAAACGCCATCGATTAACTCAAATATTTGATGGAAGGTGAACGCCAATAATGTGAGCAAATACATGTTATAACAACAAGCACAATGCACTGTTTTAGAGCTGTGGTATTGTGTGCCATCAATAGTGTACATCAGCACGTTCGTTAAGGCATCATGCTGGCTATAATCGAAACCGCCAAAGCAAATGGGCTTATTCCATTTGATTACTTGGTGCAATGCTTAGAAGAACTCAGCCAACCAGAGCCAGACATAGATTCTCTATTACCTTGGAATATTAAACGCTAGGTGTGATCCCCAGACGGATACATAGAAAGAATTGGCTATTCTCCAGCACTGCAAAGGGAGCAAAAGCCAGCTTCCAGATGTATTTATTGAAGATAAGGCTGAATAGTTACAATTGTGAAACGATTATTTTTAGGAGGTGATATCAATACACAATTTCTTGTTAAATTTATTACCCTGTTACGCCCTTTTATTCCTTCTATCTCACAATTTGGTGATCGCCAGGTCGTGCGATTAATAAAAACACCTGATGTTGAAAATATTACATTGAAAGGTATTGCAACTTTACCATTGCACACTGCGCTAAATAATTAAAATATGCAAACGATTATCTTGCCAGGTGATGATATAAATTACCTATAATTGAGACCAAAGTATTATTGCTTTATATTTTTTGATTTATCACTCTAGAACGATAATTAAGTAAGTTTAAATACCTATGAAAAAAATAATCGCACTCACTATTAGTCTATTTACACCGGTACTTTTTGCTCATTCAATACAGACATATCAAACAAGCGATTGGATCACTGACAAGGTATTCACTCAAGGTATTGAAGGCCCTGCGGTTGATAAATCAGGTCACCTATTTGCTGTGAATTTTGAAAAAGATGGCACCATAGGAAAAGTAACAGCAAAAGGTGAAGCTCAGTTGTACATCACTTTGCCTAAAGGCAGTACTGGAAACGGAATACGTTTTGATATTAAAAATAATATGTATATTGCAGATTATAGCGGTCATAACATATTAAAAGTTGATGCCTACAATAAGAAAGCCTCAGTATTTGCGCATAACCCTAAAATGAATCAACCAAATGATATTGCGATAATGAAAACAGGGACTTTATTCGCGAGTGATCCAAATTGGGTAAAAAGTACTGGACAATTATGGCGAATAGATACTAATGGCTCAACTCACCTAATAGAATCTGGTATGGGAACAACTAATGGTATCGAAGTCAGTGCAGACCAAAAACAATTATTCGTTAATGAAAGTGTGCAAAGAAAAGTTTGGGTTTATGATATTCAACCTGATAATACACTTAAAAATAAACGCTTATTAATAGAATTTGCTGATTTTGGTTTAGATGGAATGAGAGTTGATATTAAGGGCAACTTGTATATTGCCAGATATGGTAAAGGTGTAATAGCTAAAGTTTCCTCAAAAGGTAAGCTACTGTCTGAAATAAAACTTAAAGGACAATATCCAACTAATGTTGCTTTTGGTGGTAAAAATGGCAATCAAATCTTTGTAACAATGCAAAAACGTGGTGCGATTGAAACTTTTTTTGCTCAATACCCAGGATCAAGCCAGTTTAATTAGGCATGTAACACGTTTAGCAATTTTTAAACGTGTTGTTAAGTCTGGCACTCAAGGGATTGCTGTGGGTGATATTCAAGAGCAATTAAGCATTCCTGGCTCTACCCTTTCTCACCACGTTTCAAGTTTAGCGGCAGCATGCTTAATTAAACAACGACGAGAAGGTCGTACTTTATATTGTGTCGCGCAATATCCGAGGTTAATGGAAGTATTACATTTCTTGCAAGGTGAATGTTGTGCAGATGAATGTGGCAAAAACATATAAGCAATTTTACGAGCCAAGTAGTGGAATTCAATTTTAAGTATATTTATAGTCTGGTTAATTAACATTATATAGGAAATCAAACAGGAAAAAAGTATAGTTACATCACTCGTATTAGTAACACTTATTAGTTTTTCTAAACCTAATTTACTTGTTAAATTAATACTCTTTTTTTTGATATTTTTGCAAGCAAGCCAATTGATGTATTTTCATTATTTTGGATCTTTTTATAGCGCTTTTGATCTTATTTTAGCCATGAGAGAAACAACTGATGCATTGGCTGGTTTTTGGGATGTGAGTCTATTTTTACTAATTCCTTTGTCTATTTCTCTTATTTTATCTAGTTTAGCTTTCTTCTTTTATAATAAATTATGTGAAAAGTCTTTATCTTTTTTATGTGTAAACTTCTTACTATATTTAGTTTTATGTTTCCCTTTTTTACAATCTTTAAAATCAAGTTCATCACAAAAATTTCAACCTAATATAACTCATTCACCAATTAAAAATGGTCTTTATTCCTTTTCTTATTTTATCGCATTCCAAACAAAAAAAGCTTTAGGTTTTAATAAAGAAATACCTGATTATGAAAAATATCAAATTACTAAAGTACCAAGTGTTGATGCAAATATAGTCGTAATTATGGGTGAAAGTTTAAGTACTTTAAACATGGGTCTATATGATTATGAACGCCAAACTACACCTAATTTAACTAAGCTAAAAAGTGATCCTAATTTTGTTTATCGCCACTCATTATCTAGTGCAGTATCTACTCGTGTATCCTTAGCTTTATTTTTTAATACTGTTTATGAACCTGACAATATATCTCACCTACAAAGCATGGATACATCCTTATTTAGGCTTGCTAAACAATCTGGCTTTAATACACATTACATTACAACTCAAAAGAATGCAGGAGGGTTAACTTACTCATTTTCCTTAAAAGATATAGATACTTGGAAAGATGATAGTCATTTAAATCATTATCATAGTAAATATGACGATAGATTATTGCTAGAACTTAATCAAATGGACTTAGATTACTCTAAACCACAATTTATAACGTTGCAAATGACAAGTGCCCACACACCATATGTAGATAACTATCCAGAAGAATTTGAGGCTTATCCAGTTGACAACGTTAATTATAATGCTTATTTAAAAAACAGTTATGACAATTCTGTAAAATTTAATGATAAAGTAATTACAGATATTTTTAATTTTTTTGCTGGTACAAACAGGCCTACATATATATTTTTAACTTCAGATCATGGAGAATTAACTGGTCAAAATGGAAGGTTTGGGCATAATCAAGTCGATTTAGAAATTGCAAAAGTTCCTTTCTTATTTTATGGAGCAAATTTAACTAAAGATGCCATAAGCAGTGTTTCGCAAGAATTAGGTATTTTACCTAACCATTACACTATCAGTAAAAAAATAGCTAAATTGTTAGATTATGAGATATCAAACCCAAATGAAAAAGAAAATATATATTTTCTTAATGGCACTGCTGTTTTCGGTGAAGCAGGCTTTATGAGCTATGATATAGAAGCTGAAAAAGCAAAATTGTAATTAAAGCAATAAATTTTTCATACTCAGCTTTTGGATTTGATTCATTATTTGACTTAAAAGTGACTCATAATCCAAAGCGTTCTATATCAAGCTTTAATCAAAGGGTTACCTCTAAAGCTTGGTTAGAACGCTGGAATAAGCTCATTATAATTAAAAGTTAGCAGTCATCTTTTTCAAATAGCTCCATTAAACCAACTAATGCTGTAAACAGAACTGCACCAACAGGCCATACAATCCAAGTGATGTCCCAATCCATGGTCCACAAGCTCCAACCTAAATAAATTGCAGTAAGTAAAGGCCAATAAAAAGATGCGAGTTTCTCTGCGCGTCTAGCTCGTTTATTTTTTACTGTGTCTATAGAATGATCTAGTAGAATTGCATTATATGCATCATGTTCAGCCGATATTGGAGAGATGATATAAATCCCGCCAGATATTATGAATAACATCAAGATCAACATTAACATAACCATATCTGAACCATCAAAAAACATACTTATAACCATGACAGGAACAAAGCTAATAATGAACATAAATATACTCATAGATAGTCTTGTATTATAAGTTGGTTTAATCTTATGTAATTTATCTGTGAAAATACTATGTACACCATATTCTAATTCAAATTTCTCATCGTCGATTATTGATGTTTGCGTTTCAAACTGATTCGTTTTAATGAAAAAGTGAATGGCTATAGACACCATAACTAAGATACTGACAACACCTAATGCACCTGCGATATCTTCTGTTATATTTAAACGGTTCGTTTCTGCCATCGCCATAAAGAAAAACAATGGCACCACAGAGCAAATGCAAAGCATGATCCCTTTTGTATTTAAACTTGATACCGCCAGCTTATTTTCAACATATTTTGTAGCTTGATCTAAACTAACTTGAATTGTATCTGACTCTTTTGTCGTTTGAGTATTATTTTCAAAAGTTTCATTTTCATCTTTTAATAAAAAATCTGTAGTCACATCGAAAATATCTGCAAGCATAATTATTCTATTTAAATCAGGTATGCTATTTGCGCTTTCCCATTTAGAAACAGATTGCCTAGATACGTCTAGCTTTTCTGCTAATTCTTCTTGTGACCAACCAAGTTGTTTTCTTAATTTAGCTATTTTGTCTGCTAATATCATTTTTTAAATCCTTTATGTATTAATTGGTAGCCAGAATAGGAAAATTTGAAGTTGCATACTATCAAGCATGCTTTGAATTTTGTCAACTGAAGGTTGCTTTTGTTTAAGCTTTTGAATTTAATGCATTAATTGCAAGAGTAATTGGCCAAAAATAATTAATAGTATAGCTTGAGTAATATTAACTTATTGTATATTCCCCTTTTATTTAATAAATGATTGATAATAGATCGCAAAGTATAATTTCAACCTCAACTAAATAGAGGAATTAATTATAAATCTAGTGGGGTCATACATTGATAATTTTATAAAAAACAAAACAGAAATATAATAAACAATTTTTAATTTAAGTGTGCGTTTG encodes:
- the murQ gene encoding N-acetylmuramic acid 6-phosphate etherase; the protein is MQSPSNQDQIDMVDSLKSIATEVQNIDTLDIDLLDSLGVVTKINNEDQKVADAVKDILPEIAKAVDEIVIAFNNGGRLIYIGAGTSGRLGILDAVECRPTFSVSDDMVVGIIAGGQTAIQSAVEGAEDNTELGIQDLKDINLTSKDVLVGIAASGRTPYVISAMNYAKQLNCSVVGVTCSPNQGVSDVADIAICAQVGPEVLTGSTRMKSGTAQKLILNTLSTASMIRIGKIYKNLMVDVSATNEKLNARAIRIVMQATECDFDTASTALINTQSNTKLAILNILTGVSIDEGAKLLEHSAGFLRKAIDTNKSV
- a CDS encoding SMP-30/gluconolactonase/LRE family protein: MKKIIALTISLFTPVLFAHSIQTYQTSDWITDKVFTQGIEGPAVDKSGHLFAVNFEKDGTIGKVTAKGEAQLYITLPKGSTGNGIRFDIKNNMYIADYSGHNILKVDAYNKKASVFAHNPKMNQPNDIAIMKTGTLFASDPNWVKSTGQLWRIDTNGSTHLIESGMGTTNGIEVSADQKQLFVNESVQRKVWVYDIQPDNTLKNKRLLIEFADFGLDGMRVDIKGNLYIARYGKGVIAKVSSKGKLLSEIKLKGQYPTNVAFGGKNGNQIFVTMQKRGAIETFFAQYPGSSQFN
- a CDS encoding PepSY-associated TM helix domain-containing protein, which translates into the protein MHIYVSMALFLFMMFYAFTGITLNHTDWFDSKTDNSHFSEQAIPDYLLPSEPLDSNWQQASGH
- a CDS encoding nucleotidyltransferase family protein, with the protein product MNFSYSAFGFDSLFDLKVTHNPKRSISSFNQRVTSKAWLERWNKLIIIKS
- a CDS encoding beta-propeller fold lactonase family protein, producing MRYLKLFVSSFFVFSLFSLIGCSSGLQFQNIKHIHLLQDTINNIDGLDNPRVAKFNQNDSQLFVVSADDDALAIFNVGNNVTLSLSQVFKNNQEIKGLRGATDVAISKNGQYAYVVSFYDSALVIFKKADDGKFHYQHTYTDKIKWWEYKGKPISSALQKFYLLGAYDIEINSSGNQLYIASSVSNAVSIFNINEDGFPIFSHAIKDTDNINFGLKGAVDVALSPDDNHFAVAGFNENVINYFKREVDNTFRLEQSLVNDSNGINNLDKPQSVVFSNNGEYLYVACASGAIVVFNQDHQGKLSYLESIKSEQITGLDGAGSVLMSNDDRLLYVVAENDNALSIFSRNVDGTLTLKDTINNLDFNENNLLGASSVTLSTDGQYLIVTAGKGDSLNVFEVN
- a CDS encoding sulfatase-like hydrolase/transferase; translation: MYFHYFGSFYSAFDLILAMRETTDALAGFWDVSLFLLIPLSISLILSSLAFFFYNKLCEKSLSFLCVNFLLYLVLCFPFLQSLKSSSSQKFQPNITHSPIKNGLYSFSYFIAFQTKKALGFNKEIPDYEKYQITKVPSVDANIVVIMGESLSTLNMGLYDYERQTTPNLTKLKSDPNFVYRHSLSSAVSTRVSLALFFNTVYEPDNISHLQSMDTSLFRLAKQSGFNTHYITTQKNAGGLTYSFSLKDIDTWKDDSHLNHYHSKYDDRLLLELNQMDLDYSKPQFITLQMTSAHTPYVDNYPEEFEAYPVDNVNYNAYLKNSYDNSVKFNDKVITDIFNFFAGTNRPTYIFLTSDHGELTGQNGRFGHNQVDLEIAKVPFLFYGANLTKDAISSVSQELGILPNHYTISKKIAKLLDYEISNPNEKENIYFLNGTAVFGEAGFMSYDIEAEKAKL
- a CDS encoding helix-turn-helix transcriptional regulator, giving the protein MLNTQDQASLIRHVTRLAIFKRVVKSGTQGIAVGDIQEQLSIPGSTLSHHVSSLAAACLIKQRREGRTLYCVAQYPRLMEVLHFLQGECCADECGKNI
- a CDS encoding sodium:alanine symporter family protein, which codes for MSSQLINQIETTLGNIASFLWGLPLVIILVGGGLFFVIYSKLRPYRHLKHAIDITLGKYDKDSKAKGELSHFQALMVALSGTLGLGNISGVAVAITLGGSGAIFWMWITAIVGISTKYYTATLAVKFRGLDRSGQLQGGPMYVIREGLGHKWLPLAWLFCIACMLGSLPIFQINQLVQILRDFIAIPNGLASPSQHFSFDLMCGILFCILISSIVMGKLTRIAKVTSRVVPFMVIVYLLMTLSVLFINLDKIIPAFASIFINAFNSSSVAGGLLGTIIMIGVQRGAFSNEAGIGTESMAHGAAKTDEPIREGLVATLGPIVDTLIVCTCTALAILVTGVLDSDFTGVSLTAHAFENTFPGIGGYLLIMVVFFLSTSTVLSFWYYGEKCAEFLLGKTFQRFYIIFYLALIIVGAIASLKLVINLIDVMYALMAIPTMVSTILLAKKVNVESKKYFDNLVQ
- a CDS encoding helix-turn-helix domain-containing protein produces the protein MILADKIAKLRKQLGWSQEELAEKLDVSRQSVSKWESANSIPDLNRIIMLADIFDVTTDFLLKDENETFENNTQTTKESDTIQVSLDQATKYVENKLAVSSLNTKGIMLCICSVVPLFFFMAMAETNRLNITEDIAGALGVVSILVMVSIAIHFFIKTNQFETQTSIIDDEKFELEYGVHSIFTDKLHKIKPTYNTRLSMSIFMFIISFVPVMVISMFFDGSDMVMLMLILMLFIISGGIYIISPISAEHDAYNAILLDHSIDTVKNKRARRAEKLASFYWPLLTAIYLGWSLWTMDWDITWIVWPVGAVLFTALVGLMELFEKDDC